In Hevea brasiliensis isolate MT/VB/25A 57/8 chromosome 13, ASM3005281v1, whole genome shotgun sequence, a single genomic region encodes these proteins:
- the LOC110642365 gene encoding bifunctional D-cysteine desulfhydrase/1-aminocyclopropane-1-carboxylate deaminase, mitochondrial, with the protein MLCNRYFCPLNVKSSFRPKPRLIIRSILGISHSQTMELDENNKYKSSLDFLTQKPYTPPSWASHLNPIPPHRFSLGHLPTPIHPWKLPNLPNGTELWLKRDDLSGMQLSGNKVRKLEFLMADAVANGADCIITIGGIQSNHCRATAVAAKYLNLDCYLILRTSKVLVDQDPGLTGNLLVERLIGAHVQLISKEEYAQIGSVTLTNILKEKLLKEGRKPYVIPVGGSNPIGTWGYIEAIREIEQQVQASSGRLKFDDIVVACGSGGTIAGLSLGSCFGALKAKVHAFSVCDDPDYFYDFVQALIEGLKAGVNSRDIVHIQNAKGLGYAMNASDELQFVQEVATATGVVLDPVYSGKAAYGMMKDMKENPKKWEGRKILFIHTGGLLGLYDKVDQMASLVKNWSRMDVDESVPRNDGIGKMF; encoded by the exons ATGCTGTGCAATCGGTACTTTTGTCCCTTGAACGTTAAGAGCTCCTTCAGACCCAAACCCCGTCTCATCATCCGATCAATATTGGGTATCTCTCACTCTCAGACAATGGAATTGGACGAAAACAACAAATACAAGAGCTCTCTGGATTTTCTCACTCAAAAACCCTACACTCCTCCTTCCTGGGCTTCCCATCTCAATCCCATTCCTCCTCACCGCTTCTCTCTTGGTCATCTTCCTACTCCTATTCATCCATGGAAGCTTCCTAATTTGCCCAATGGCACTGAGCTTTGGTTGAAG CGCGATGATCTATCGGGCATGCAATTGAGTGGTAACAAAGTCAGAAAGTTGGAATTTTTGATGGCCGATGCAGTGGCTAATGGCGCTGACTGTATCATTACCATTGGAGGCATTCAGAGCAACCACTGCCGTGCCACTGCTGTTGCTGCCAAGTACCTTAATCTTGACTGTTATCTTATACTTCGCACTTCCAAG GTTCTTGTGGATCAAGATCCTGGATTGACGGGCAATCTCTTGGTTGAACGTCTGATTGGAGCTCATGTTCAACTTATTTCAAAAGAAGAATATGCACAAATTGGGAGTGTG ACTctcactaatatcttaaaagaaAAGTTGCTGAAGGAAGGGAGAAAACCATATGTTATTCCCGTTGGTGGATCAAACCCCATAGGAACTTG GGGTTATATTGAAGCAATAAGGGAAATTGAGCAACAAGTTCAGGCTAGTTCTGGCAGATTAAAATTTGATGATATTGTTGTAGCATGTGGCAG TGGAGGAACGATTGCTGGTCTGTCACTAGGATCATGTTTCGGTGCTTTGAAGGCAAAA GTTCATGCGTTCTCTGTCTGTGATGACCCTGATTACTTTTATGACTTTGTTCAAGCCCTTATTGAGGGACTCAAAGCAGGCGTTAACTCACGTGACATTGTACACATTCAAAAT GCCAAAGGTCTGGGCTATGCAATGAATGCCTCTGATGAGCTTCAGTTTGTCCAGGAAGTTGCTACAGCTACTGGCGTTGTTCTAGATCCTGTTTACAG TGGGAAAGCAGCTTATGGAATGATGAAAGACATGAAAGAGAATCCAAAGAAGTGGGAGGGAAGAAAGATCCTATTCATACACACCGGTGGGCTTCTTGGATTGTATGACAAGGTCGACCAGATGGCTTCATTGGTGAAAAACTGGTCTCGAATGGATGTTGATGAGTCAGTTCCAAGGAACGATGGAATTGGAAAAATGTTCTAG